The Parambassis ranga chromosome 1, fParRan2.1, whole genome shotgun sequence genome includes a region encoding these proteins:
- the ppp1r27b gene encoding protein phosphatase 1 regulatory subunit 27b, with the protein MKYYQCPTSQAIGIKAYTVPVSCKSSASLKPIRSVHFPNDIVFQDYVRHGELERIGLFIRAKRVQLDTIYHSGMAAIHEAVLSGNLECVKLLVQYGADIHQRDEEGWTPLHMACSDGFPHIARYLLSLGADPELENDCGEKPADLIDPDNKELMQLFGLSVND; encoded by the exons ATGAAGTACTACCAGTGCCCCACATCTCAGGCCATCGGAATCAAAGCCTACACAGTCCCCGTCTCCTGCAAGAGCTCCGCGTCTCTGAAGCCCATCCGGAGCGTCCACTTCCCCAATGATATCGTCTTCCAGGACTATGTGCGACATGGTGAGCTGGAGAGGATTGGACTTTTCATTCGGGCCAAAAGGGTCCAACTGGACACCATCTACCACTCTG GCATGGCAGCCATCCACGAGGCCGTGCTGTCCGGGAACCTGgagtgtgtgaagctgctggtCCAATATGGAGCTGACATCCACCAGAGAGACGAGGAGGGCTGGACCCCGCTGCACATGGCCTGCAGCGACGGCTTCCCTCACATTGCACG ATACCTCCTCTCGTTAGGGGCTGACCCCGAGCTGGAGAACGACTGTGGGGAGAAGCCGGCAGACCTCATCGACCCGGACAACAAGGAGCTGATGCAGCTCTTTGGGCTGTCAGTCAACGACTGA